The DNA window ACCGGCCCGGCGGTGGCGTCCGGCCAGGTCATCGGCCAGTACGTCGCGGTCGACGCCAAGGGCAGCGCCCTGGGCTCGACGTGGGAGAGCACCCCGCAGGCCATCCCGGTCGCGGTCGAGGGGCAGCCCGGCCCGTTCGACGCCCTGGTCGGCGTCCCGGCCGGCAGCCGGGTGCTCCTCCAGGTGCCGCCGACCGCGGCGAACCAGTCCACCGGCCAGCAGGCCTCGCCCGGCGTCGTGGCCGTCGTCGACGTCGTGGCGCAGGCGCAGACCGCCAAGGACTCCGCGAAGTAACGCTGCCCGGCGTCGTCCGCCCGCCCTCCGGCCCGAGCACGTAGCTCGAGGTAAGGCTTGCCCAACCTGGCGGCCGGAGGGGGGGCCGGGCGGTCCGCGTGGCTCGCTGCTGGTGGGGCCCGGTTTCGACTGGCAGCTGCTGGTGGGCGACGCGAGCGCGCTGCCGGCGATCGGCTGCCGGATCGAGGAGGCCGCGCCGCAGGAGCGGGTCGTGGCCGTCGTCGAGGTCGACGGGCCACACGACGAGCAGCAGCCGCCCGCCGGGCCGGCCGTTCCCGTGACCTGGGCTCACCGCACCGCGGCAGCGCTCGGCGTGGGCAGCCCGCTGCTCGACGCCGTCCGCGCGCTCGACCTGCCCGCGGGTGACTTCTTCGCCTTCGTGGCGGCGGAGGCGGGGACGGTCCGCGCGGTGCGCGACCACCTGCTGGCCGAGCGGGCGCGCGCAAGGAGTGGATGCGGGCGACGGGCTACTGCAAGCGCGGCGTCGCGAACCACCACGACTGATTCCCCCGCCGCCGCGCAGGGACGCCGGCAGCCGGACGACAGCAGCCCCCCGGGCGGGCGCGGCTGCCGGAGGGCGGGAGCCGGCCCCGGCGGTTAAGCTGCCGCGCGGCAGCGCAAAGGTGCGCAAGACGTCGCAGATGGGCGCGAAGCGCTGCGAGGGGGGTCCCGCGTGACCTTGACCATGTCGGCGCGCCGCACGGGCGGCGCGACCGTCGTCAGGCTGGCCGGCGAGCTCGACTCCCGCTCCGCCGTGCAGTTGCGGATGTTCGTGCTCGACCAGATCGCCAAGCGGCACCACGTGCTCGTCCTGGACCTCGCGGCCGTGCCGTTCGTGGACTCCGCCGGGTGCCGCACCCTGGTGGACGCGCGGCAGCGCCTGCGCGAGCGCAGGGGCCAGCTGCACCTCGCCCGGCCCACCCGGGACGTGAGCCGGATGCTGCGCACGACGGGCCTCGGGCGGGTGCTCCCGCCGCACACCACGATCGCAGCCGCGCTGCGGGCCTGCGACGAGGCCGGCCGCCCTCCGGCCTGAGCTCACTGCTCGAGCGTCGCCGACCCGCGCCCCATCGCGACC is part of the Motilibacter aurantiacus genome and encodes:
- a CDS encoding siderophore-interacting protein; its protein translation is MGPGFDWQLLVGDASALPAIGCRIEEAAPQERVVAVVEVDGPHDEQQPPAGPAVPVTWAHRTAAALGVGSPLLDAVRALDLPAGDFFAFVAAEAGTVRAVRDHLLAERARARSGCGRRATASAASRTTTTDSPAAAQGRRQPDDSSPPGGRGCRRAGAGPGG
- a CDS encoding STAS domain-containing protein encodes the protein MTLTMSARRTGGATVVRLAGELDSRSAVQLRMFVLDQIAKRHHVLVLDLAAVPFVDSAGCRTLVDARQRLRERRGQLHLARPTRDVSRMLRTTGLGRVLPPHTTIAAALRACDEAGRPPA